One part of the Nostoc sp. PCC 7120 = FACHB-418 genome encodes these proteins:
- a CDS encoding UTP--glucose-1-phosphate uridylyltransferase: MQINKVRKAVIPAAGFGTRLFPATKVVKKELFPIIDQDGRAKPVILAIVEEAISAGITEVGIVVQPDDIGIFADLFKNPPAPELLQKLSPQNQEYSQYLQDLGQKVVLLTQSEQEGYGHAVFCAKDWVGNEPFLLMLGDHVYKSDIKKSCAQQVVEIYAQVHQSVVGLTTMPAAIINKAGCIAGVWQEFNSILELTQLAEKPNLDYAREHLRVEGMAEDEFLCVFGLYVLTPKIFDFLADSINQNLRDRGEFQLTNCLDKLCQAEGMTGYVVKGKCFDTGLPNTYRQSLIDFI; this comes from the coding sequence AAGTTGTGAAAAAAGAACTATTCCCAATTATTGATCAAGATGGTAGAGCAAAGCCTGTAATTTTAGCTATTGTGGAAGAAGCTATTAGTGCAGGAATCACAGAAGTTGGTATTGTTGTACAGCCTGATGATATAGGAATTTTTGCTGATTTATTTAAAAATCCACCTGCACCAGAACTTTTACAAAAACTTTCGCCACAAAATCAAGAATATAGTCAATACTTGCAAGATTTGGGACAGAAAGTTGTTTTATTGACACAATCAGAACAAGAAGGATATGGCCATGCTGTTTTTTGTGCCAAAGATTGGGTAGGAAATGAACCGTTTTTATTAATGTTAGGTGATCATGTTTATAAATCCGACATAAAAAAATCTTGCGCTCAACAAGTTGTAGAGATTTATGCACAAGTTCATCAAAGTGTTGTTGGCTTAACTACAATGCCAGCAGCGATAATTAACAAAGCTGGATGTATTGCAGGAGTATGGCAAGAGTTTAATTCCATTTTGGAACTAACGCAACTTGCAGAAAAACCCAATCTTGATTATGCGCGTGAGCATTTGCGGGTAGAAGGTATGGCAGAAGATGAGTTTTTATGTGTTTTTGGCTTGTATGTCCTCACGCCAAAAATATTTGATTTCCTAGCAGATAGTATAAACCAAAATTTACGCGATCGCGGTGAATTTCAGTTAACAAATTGTTTAGATAAATTGTGTCAAGCAGAAGGGATGACAGGATATGTGGTGAAAGGTAAATGTTTTGATACGGGTCTACCAAATACTTATCGACAGTCATTAATTGATTTTATATAG